The genomic window CGGGCGCGCGCGTCCCAGTAGGCGGCCGGGGGGTGTGCCAGGTCTCGCAGCGCGTCCGCCGGGACATGTAGGTTCAGCGCGGCGAGGTTCTGCGCGAGTTGCCCGGTCGTGCTGGCCCCGCTGAGGACCACGTCCGCCCAGGGCTGCGCGAGCACGGCGGCCAGGGCGACCGCGTCCGGCGTGACCCCGTGCCCGCGGGCAAGTTCAGCCAGGGGAGGCGGCACGTCACCGTGGCCGGTCAGTCCGTGCGTGGTCAGGCGGCCGTTCGCCACGCCCTCCTTCAGCACGACGGTCCATCCGGCCGCGTGGGCCTCGGCCAGCGCCGCGCCGGCCGAGGGCTCCAGCACGTTCCAGGTGGCCTGCACCACGCTGAAGGGGGGCGCTCCGTCCACCCGCACCGCCAGCGCCCGGCGCAGCGTCTCAGCCTGCGCGGGTCCACTCGTGGATAGCCCCACCCGGACGCCCGACGCGGCCAGTTCCGCGAGCCGAGAGAGCACCGCCGCGTTCTCCAGCACGCCGGAGTCCACCGTCGCCGAGTGAATCAGGTACGCGTCCGGCGCGCGTCCCAGCGCGGCCAGGGTCTCCGGCCACTGCCGCGCCAGGGTGGGCAGGTCGTGGGTCTTGACCTCGTGCGTGTCGGCCTCCACGCGCCAGTCCGCGACGTACGTGTAGCCCCACTTGCTGCCCACCGTCACGTCCGCGTACCCACGTGCAGTCAGCCAGCCGCCCAGGAACGCCTCGCCCAGACCGTAGCTGCGCGCCGTGTCGGCGTACCGCACGCCCGCCGCATACGCCGCGTCCAGCACCGCCCACGCCTGCGCGCGCAGGCCATCCACGCGGCGGTCACGCAGGTCCGCCGCGTGGCCCAGGTTGATGTACCCGGGCCGTCCCAGCGCCGCCAGTCCCAGCCCGAACCTCGGGGCGCCCACCGGTAAGAACGTCATGCGCCCAGTCTGCCGCGCCGTGAGGCCCGTACGGGCCGGTCGTCCAGCATGAGGTTCAGCGCCCGGTGTCCGGACAGGCCGCCCAGACCCGACTCCGCAAGTCCCTCTGGCCGCTCAGGTCCGCGCGGGGCGCAGACCCAGCCACACGCTCAGGAGCAGCAGCAGCCCACCCAGGCCGTTCAGCAGCAGCAGGACAGCCACCCGGTGGGTCACGCCGCCCAGCGCGAACCCCATGACGTTCAGGGCGCAGCCCACTGTGATCAGGGCGGCCAGGCGGGCGCGGGGCGAGACGGGCGTCATGCGCTCACCCTGTCACGCCGGGCCGCGAGTGCCAAGCGAAGC from Deinococcus radiotolerans includes these protein-coding regions:
- a CDS encoding aldo/keto reductase, whose product is MTFLPVGAPRFGLGLAALGRPGYINLGHAADLRDRRVDGLRAQAWAVLDAAYAAGVRYADTARSYGLGEAFLGGWLTARGYADVTVGSKWGYTYVADWRVEADTHEVKTHDLPTLARQWPETLAALGRAPDAYLIHSATVDSGVLENAAVLSRLAELAASGVRVGLSTSGPAQAETLRRALAVRVDGAPPFSVVQATWNVLEPSAGAALAEAHAAGWTVVLKEGVANGRLTTHGLTGHGDVPPPLAELARGHGVTPDAVALAAVLAQPWADVVLSGASTTGQLAQNLAALNLHVPADALRDLAHPPAAYWDARARLPWQ